The Anabas testudineus chromosome 14, fAnaTes1.2, whole genome shotgun sequence genome includes a region encoding these proteins:
- the phldb1a gene encoding pleckstrin homology-like domain family B member 1 isoform X4: MSLSEDLHVSDYSDTPANMDSMSKNKMEHGRQMHQVLQSTPLDLIETGKSLKVQAERPHLVSLGSGRLSTAITLLPLLEGRTTLGSEGTDIPLQGPGIAAQHCYIENQAGSITLYPCGNQCSVDGLPIAKPFRLTQGCMLCFGQSAFFRFNHPAEALRMKSMLPGASHGPTATKSLPQDSQSVLNGNHQSFSSNGDSKINNMTEKLQDSLVLKASSSAAGRRPVPQPSPPQMVSERNKATTEESIYENTNSNKTPPVPARSTHTNPSPVPHSWTSLSVTSSCSGGQRAQESPKPLRIIRAENMSSNTLPSRGSGQGIESLTHKPSSVKISTPIPSNRRVIGPSLQKRSSSPMREQGHVDVSPRLRNPESTGSTSLRERPPLSPHMSQRGTPGLQSLASSPALQGFTAKSTPGSPQGHRKLTTKAETMRALYAQSPSPISGLEKQPGSLVRPGPGSTITSGLDSSPLASPQSQRKTSCITMAGPSSKEQSLKKPYTRERKNSISEISDNEDELLEYHRWQREERLREQEMEKLERQRLETILNLCAEYNHEDSAVELAEVMRSGLLGSTTGTSLDTGGGMPLQGVDRTQRVRETDEETQIEESSSTESTHQECEELLAGHDEVYLEEERNRLMSRVEDLKNRVGELEQQLQETKQEVDMEQALLQAERRAEHEQVEAENEIISQLQLKLSQLDKATQKAKDKGRANVSAERKVLEKQRNEYNELKRQFDKCPLSLREQLQEQLSRKAEALESGTKQFEELEFCQLEEESSLDEKKETQSQQILQKRAEYHCSVAKRKERMAALDAQVKQLGLQAAQDSERITKDRTVTLQILHKEQDRLSALEKRYETLTGGRNFPNPNNMKEELLHISEPDLVYVDGHPHSPCPSSASFSSSHTQSTEFYPVRLQESQPELSRNAMAPINLERWYQDIMAAGEPEACPPPLPAKSFSTRRHGQLLKSKSDDEVGLAGPTTHVSIGAAFAHSSSVSHEKNSSTKGLQLALRDLSNSFDMESSRHITLQSKDVSPTVHHSILHHQSPPSGNQAYDTLSLESSDSMETSVSTGNSACTPESVCGLEAQRIEEMEKMLKEAQQEKARLIENREREVQTRRQMLEEERRRREEAERRLQDETAHRQRLVEEEVKMREKHFSQARPMTRYLPNRKEEFDLRAHVESSGHSIDTCPFVILTEKMCKGHLVKMGGKIKSWKKRWFVFDRLKRNFCYYVDKHETKLKGLIYFQAIEEVYYDHLRSATKSPNPSLTFCVKTHDRLYYMVAPSPEAMRIWMDVIVTGAEGYTQFMS; this comes from the exons ATGTCTCTCAGTGAG GATCTTCATGTGTCAGATTATTCAGACACTCCAGCCAACATGGACAGTATGAGCAAAAACAAGATGGAGCATGGCCGACAGATGCACCAGGTCTTACAG AGCACTCCATTAGACCTGATCGAGACAGGCAAGTCCCTGAAAGTCCAGGCGGAGCGCCCCCACCTGGTTAGTTTGGGAAGTGGACGACTGAGCACAGCCATAACTTTACTACCACTGCTGGAAG GGAGAACCACGCTGGGCAGTGAGGGGACAGATATACCCCTGCAGGGCCCCGGCATCGCAGCTCAGCACTGTTACATCGAAAACCAAGCAGGCAGCATCACGTTGTACCCATGTGGAAACCAGTGCTCTGTAGATGGCCTTCCTATCGCCAAACCCTTTCGCCTCACACAAG GGTGCATGCTGTGTTTTGGTCAGTCTGCCTTCTTCCGCTTCAACCACCCAGCGGAGGCCCTGAGGATGAAGAGCATGCTGCCAGGAGCAAGCCATGGACCAACAGCCACAAAAAGTCTTCCTCAAG ACTCCCAAAGTGTACTGAATGGGAACCATCAGTCTTTTTCCAGCAATGGAGACTCAAAAATTAACAACATGACAGAGAAACTCCAGGACTCTTTAGTGCTAAAGGCTTCCTCATCAGCAGCTGGTAGAAGACCTGTTCCTCAGCCGTCACCTCCGCAAATGGTCAGTGAGAGAAACAAAGCCACCACAGAGGAGTCTATTTATGAAAAcaccaacagcaacaaaaccCCACCAGTACCGGCTCGGTCCACTCATACAAACCCTAGTCCTGTCCCACATTCATGGACCTCACTTTCTGTCACCTCAAGCTGTAGTGGTGGTCAGAGGGCCCAGGAGAGCCCCAAGCCTCTCAGGATCATAAGGGCAGAGAACATGTCAAGCAACACACTGCCTAGCAGGGGGTCAGGGCAGGGCATAGAAAGCCTCACTCATAAACCGTCCTCTGTAAAAATTTCCACCCCAATTCCGTCCAACCGCAGAGTGATAGGTCCCTCCCTACAGAAGAGATCCTCTAGCCCCATGCGAGAGCAGGGCCATGTAGATGTCTCTCCAAGGCTCAGGAATCCAGAGTCAACTGGATCCACCAGTCTGAGGGAACGGCCTCCTCTTAGCCCTCACATGTCCCAGAGAGGGACTCCAGGATTGCAGAGCTTGGCTTCCTCTCCTGCCTTACAAGGCTTCACTGCTAAATCTACTCCCGGAAGCCCTCAGGGCCACCGCAAGCTTACAACTAAAGCAGAAACCATGAGGGCTCTGTATGCCCAGAGTCCATCACCAATCTCTGGATTAGAGAAACAACCTGGAAGCCTGGTGAGACCTGGCCCAGGAAGTACCATCACGTCAGGCCTGGATTCTTCTCCTCTTGCAAGCCCTCAAAGCCAAAGAAAAACTTCCTGCATCACCATGGCAGGACCTTCCAGCAAGGAGCAGAGTCTTAAGAAACCATACACTAGGGAACGCAAAAACAGCATCTCTGAGATCAGTGACAATGAGGATGAGTTGTTGGAATATCACCGCTGgcaaagagaggagaggctgcgagagcaggaaatggaaaaactg GAGCGACAGAGGCTGGAGACCATCCTGAACCTGTGTGCAGAGTATAATCATGAGGACAGTGCTGTGGAGCTGGCTGAGGTGATGAGGAGTGGGCTGCTAGGGAGTACTACAGGAACCAGCTTGGATACAGGAGGGGGAATGCCCCTTCAGGGAGTAGACAGAACCcagagggtgagagagacagatgaggaaACCCAGATAGAGGAGTCTAGCAGCACTGAGAGCACACATCAAGAG TGTGAAGAGTTGTTAGCTGGTCATGATGAAGTTTatctggaggaggagaggaacagGTTAATGTCCAGGGTTGAAGACTTGAAGAACAGAGTTGGTGAACTGGAGCAGCAACTACAAGAGACCAAACAAGAG GTGGATATGGAGCAAGCCCTGCTGCAGGCAGAAAGGCGAGCAGAGCACGAGCAGGTGGAGgctgaaaatgaaatcatcTCTCAACTGCAGCTCAAACTCAGCCAGCTGGACAAGGCCACCCAGAAAGCAAAAGACAAG GGCAGGGCTAATGTGTCGGCTGAGCGGAAGGTCCTggaaaagcagaggaatgaGTACAATGAGCTGAAGAGGCAGTTTGATAAATGCCCCTTGTCTCTAAGGGAACAGTTACAGGAGCAGCTCAGCAGG AAAGCTGAAGCTCTGGAGTCTGGGACCAAGCAGTTTGAGGAGCTGGAGTTCTgccagctggaggaggagagcagtcTGGATGAGAAGAAGGAGACACAAAGCCAGCAGATTCTCCAAAAACGAGCTGAGTATCACTGCAGCGTGGCCAAGAGGAAG GAGAGGATGGCCGCTCTGGACGCTCAGGTGAAGCAGCTGGGGTTACAGGCAGCTCAAGACAGTGAGAGGATCACCAAAGACAGGACAGTGACTCTGCAGATCTTACACAAG GAGCAAGATAGGTTGTCTGCCCTGGAGAAAAGGTACGAGACGTTAACAGGAGGGAGAAACTTCCCAAATCCCAACAACATGAAAGAG GAATTGCTTCACATCAGCGAACCTGACCTTGTTTATGTGGATGGTCATCCTCATAGCCCCTGtccctcctctgcttccttctcctcctctcacacCCAATCTACTGAATTCTATCCTGTTAGGCTACAAGAG AGCCAACCTGAGCTGAGCAGGAATGCAATGGCTCCTATTAACCTCGAACGCTGGTACCAAGACATCATGGCTGCTGGAGAGCCTGAGGCATGTCCCCCACCACTGCCTGCAAAGTCTTTTTCCACACGCAGGCACGGGCAG CTACTGAAGTCCAAATCAGATGATGAGGTTGGTCTAGCAGGACCGACTACTCATGTCAGCATTGGTGCAGCCTTTGCACACTCCAGTAGTGTTAGTCATGAGAAAAATTCATCCACCAAG GGGTTACAGTTAGCACTGAGAGACCTGTCAAACTCATTTGACATGGAGTCCAGTAGGCACATAACTTTGCAGAGCAAAG ATGTGTCTCCCACAGTCCATCATTCCATCCTGCATCATCAGTCGCCACCAAGCGGAAACCAGGCGTATGACACACTGAGCTTGGAGAGCTCAGACAGCATGGAGACCAGCGTCTCCACCGGCAACTCTGCATGTACCCCAGAAAG TGTCTGTGGGTTAGAGGCCCAGAGGAtagaagagatggagaagatgtTGAAGGAAGCACAGCAGGAGAAAGCCAGGCTGATTGAGAACCGA GAGAGGGAGGTGCAGACTCGGCGGCAGATGTTGGAGGAGGAGCGGAGGAGGCGAGAAGAGGCCGAGAGGAGGCTTCAGGATGAGACGGCCCACAGGCAGAggctggtggaggaggaggtgaagatgagagagaaacactTCTCCCAG GCCCGTCCAATGACACGCTATCTACCCAACCGCAAAGAGGAGTTTGACCTGCGTGCACATGTGGAGTCGTCCGGCCATAGCATAGATACCTGCCCCTTTGTCATCCTCACAGAGAAGATGTGCAAGGGCCACCTGGTGAAGATGGGTGGCAAAATCAAATCTTGGAAAAAACGCTGGTTCGTTTTTGACCGTCTCAAGAGGAACTTCTGTTATTACGTGG ACAAGCATGAGACCAAGCTGAAAGGGCTCATTTACTTTCAAGCGATTGAAGAGGTTTATTATGATCATCTGCGCAGTGCCACCAAG
- the phldb1a gene encoding pleckstrin homology-like domain family B member 1 isoform X2 yields MDLHVSDYSDTPANMDSMSKNKMEHGRQMHQVLQSTPLDLIETGKSLKVQAERPHLVSLGSGRLSTAITLLPLLEGRTTLGSEGTDIPLQGPGIAAQHCYIENQAGSITLYPCGNQCSVDGLPIAKPFRLTQGCMLCFGQSAFFRFNHPAEALRMKSMLPGASHGPTATKSLPQDSQSVLNGNHQSFSSNGDSKINNMTEKLQDSLVLKASSSAAGRRPVPQPSPPQMVSERNKATTEESIYENTNSNKTPPVPARSTHTNPSPVPHSWTSLSVTSSCSGGQRAQESPKPLRIIRAENMSSNTLPSRGSGQGIESLTHKPSSVKISTPIPSNRRVIGPSLQKRSSSPMREQGHVDVSPRLRNPESTGSTSLRERPPLSPHMSQRGTPGLQSLASSPALQGFTAKSTPGSPQGHRKLTTKAETMRALYAQSPSPISGLEKQPGSLVRPGPGSTITSGLDSSPLASPQSQRKTSCITMAGPSSKEQSLKKPYTRERKNSISEISDNEDELLEYHRWQREERLREQEMEKLERQRLETILNLCAEYNHEDSAVELAEVMRSGLLGSTTGTSLDTGGGMPLQGVDRTQRVRETDEETQIEESSSTESTHQECEELLAGHDEVYLEEERNRLMSRVEDLKNRVGELEQQLQETKQEVDMEQALLQAERRAEHEQVEAENEIISQLQLKLSQLDKATQKAKDKGRANVSAERKVLEKQRNEYNELKRQFDKCPLSLREQLQEQLSRKAEALESGTKQFEELEFCQLEEESSLDEKKETQSQQILQKRAEYHCSVAKRKERMAALDAQVKQLGLQAAQDSERITKDRTVTLQILHKEQDRLSALEKRYETLTGGRNFPNPNNMKEELLHISEPDLVYVDGHPHSPCPSSASFSSSHTQSTEFYPVRLQEEYLRLSDVYRMYGNASMQPHSSPPAALQCLSLAVAPGLPRESQPELSRNAMAPINLERWYQDIMAAGEPEACPPPLPAKSFSTRRHGQLLKSKSDDEVGLAGPTTHVSIGAAFAHSSSVSHEKNSSTKGLQLALRDLSNSFDMESSRHITLQSKDVSPTVHHSILHHQSPPSGNQAYDTLSLESSDSMETSVSTGNSACTPESVCGLEAQRIEEMEKMLKEAQQEKARLIENREREVQTRRQMLEEERRRREEAERRLQDETAHRQRLVEEEVKMREKHFSQARPMTRYLPNRKEEFDLRAHVESSGHSIDTCPFVILTEKMCKGHLVKMGGKIKSWKKRWFVFDRLKRNFCYYVDKHETKLKGLIYFQAIEEVYYDHLRSATKSPNPSLTFCVKTHDRLYYMVAPSPEAMRIWMDVIVTGAEGYTQFMS; encoded by the exons ATG GATCTTCATGTGTCAGATTATTCAGACACTCCAGCCAACATGGACAGTATGAGCAAAAACAAGATGGAGCATGGCCGACAGATGCACCAGGTCTTACAG AGCACTCCATTAGACCTGATCGAGACAGGCAAGTCCCTGAAAGTCCAGGCGGAGCGCCCCCACCTGGTTAGTTTGGGAAGTGGACGACTGAGCACAGCCATAACTTTACTACCACTGCTGGAAG GGAGAACCACGCTGGGCAGTGAGGGGACAGATATACCCCTGCAGGGCCCCGGCATCGCAGCTCAGCACTGTTACATCGAAAACCAAGCAGGCAGCATCACGTTGTACCCATGTGGAAACCAGTGCTCTGTAGATGGCCTTCCTATCGCCAAACCCTTTCGCCTCACACAAG GGTGCATGCTGTGTTTTGGTCAGTCTGCCTTCTTCCGCTTCAACCACCCAGCGGAGGCCCTGAGGATGAAGAGCATGCTGCCAGGAGCAAGCCATGGACCAACAGCCACAAAAAGTCTTCCTCAAG ACTCCCAAAGTGTACTGAATGGGAACCATCAGTCTTTTTCCAGCAATGGAGACTCAAAAATTAACAACATGACAGAGAAACTCCAGGACTCTTTAGTGCTAAAGGCTTCCTCATCAGCAGCTGGTAGAAGACCTGTTCCTCAGCCGTCACCTCCGCAAATGGTCAGTGAGAGAAACAAAGCCACCACAGAGGAGTCTATTTATGAAAAcaccaacagcaacaaaaccCCACCAGTACCGGCTCGGTCCACTCATACAAACCCTAGTCCTGTCCCACATTCATGGACCTCACTTTCTGTCACCTCAAGCTGTAGTGGTGGTCAGAGGGCCCAGGAGAGCCCCAAGCCTCTCAGGATCATAAGGGCAGAGAACATGTCAAGCAACACACTGCCTAGCAGGGGGTCAGGGCAGGGCATAGAAAGCCTCACTCATAAACCGTCCTCTGTAAAAATTTCCACCCCAATTCCGTCCAACCGCAGAGTGATAGGTCCCTCCCTACAGAAGAGATCCTCTAGCCCCATGCGAGAGCAGGGCCATGTAGATGTCTCTCCAAGGCTCAGGAATCCAGAGTCAACTGGATCCACCAGTCTGAGGGAACGGCCTCCTCTTAGCCCTCACATGTCCCAGAGAGGGACTCCAGGATTGCAGAGCTTGGCTTCCTCTCCTGCCTTACAAGGCTTCACTGCTAAATCTACTCCCGGAAGCCCTCAGGGCCACCGCAAGCTTACAACTAAAGCAGAAACCATGAGGGCTCTGTATGCCCAGAGTCCATCACCAATCTCTGGATTAGAGAAACAACCTGGAAGCCTGGTGAGACCTGGCCCAGGAAGTACCATCACGTCAGGCCTGGATTCTTCTCCTCTTGCAAGCCCTCAAAGCCAAAGAAAAACTTCCTGCATCACCATGGCAGGACCTTCCAGCAAGGAGCAGAGTCTTAAGAAACCATACACTAGGGAACGCAAAAACAGCATCTCTGAGATCAGTGACAATGAGGATGAGTTGTTGGAATATCACCGCTGgcaaagagaggagaggctgcgagagcaggaaatggaaaaactg GAGCGACAGAGGCTGGAGACCATCCTGAACCTGTGTGCAGAGTATAATCATGAGGACAGTGCTGTGGAGCTGGCTGAGGTGATGAGGAGTGGGCTGCTAGGGAGTACTACAGGAACCAGCTTGGATACAGGAGGGGGAATGCCCCTTCAGGGAGTAGACAGAACCcagagggtgagagagacagatgaggaaACCCAGATAGAGGAGTCTAGCAGCACTGAGAGCACACATCAAGAG TGTGAAGAGTTGTTAGCTGGTCATGATGAAGTTTatctggaggaggagaggaacagGTTAATGTCCAGGGTTGAAGACTTGAAGAACAGAGTTGGTGAACTGGAGCAGCAACTACAAGAGACCAAACAAGAG GTGGATATGGAGCAAGCCCTGCTGCAGGCAGAAAGGCGAGCAGAGCACGAGCAGGTGGAGgctgaaaatgaaatcatcTCTCAACTGCAGCTCAAACTCAGCCAGCTGGACAAGGCCACCCAGAAAGCAAAAGACAAG GGCAGGGCTAATGTGTCGGCTGAGCGGAAGGTCCTggaaaagcagaggaatgaGTACAATGAGCTGAAGAGGCAGTTTGATAAATGCCCCTTGTCTCTAAGGGAACAGTTACAGGAGCAGCTCAGCAGG AAAGCTGAAGCTCTGGAGTCTGGGACCAAGCAGTTTGAGGAGCTGGAGTTCTgccagctggaggaggagagcagtcTGGATGAGAAGAAGGAGACACAAAGCCAGCAGATTCTCCAAAAACGAGCTGAGTATCACTGCAGCGTGGCCAAGAGGAAG GAGAGGATGGCCGCTCTGGACGCTCAGGTGAAGCAGCTGGGGTTACAGGCAGCTCAAGACAGTGAGAGGATCACCAAAGACAGGACAGTGACTCTGCAGATCTTACACAAG GAGCAAGATAGGTTGTCTGCCCTGGAGAAAAGGTACGAGACGTTAACAGGAGGGAGAAACTTCCCAAATCCCAACAACATGAAAGAG GAATTGCTTCACATCAGCGAACCTGACCTTGTTTATGTGGATGGTCATCCTCATAGCCCCTGtccctcctctgcttccttctcctcctctcacacCCAATCTACTGAATTCTATCCTGTTAGGCTACAAGAG GAGTACCTCAGACTGTCTGATGTCTATAGGATGTATGGAAATGCTTCTATGCAACCTCATTCTTCTCCCCCTGCTGCTCTCCAATGCCTCTCCCTCGCTGTAGCTCCAGGTCTGCCACGTGAG AGCCAACCTGAGCTGAGCAGGAATGCAATGGCTCCTATTAACCTCGAACGCTGGTACCAAGACATCATGGCTGCTGGAGAGCCTGAGGCATGTCCCCCACCACTGCCTGCAAAGTCTTTTTCCACACGCAGGCACGGGCAG CTACTGAAGTCCAAATCAGATGATGAGGTTGGTCTAGCAGGACCGACTACTCATGTCAGCATTGGTGCAGCCTTTGCACACTCCAGTAGTGTTAGTCATGAGAAAAATTCATCCACCAAG GGGTTACAGTTAGCACTGAGAGACCTGTCAAACTCATTTGACATGGAGTCCAGTAGGCACATAACTTTGCAGAGCAAAG ATGTGTCTCCCACAGTCCATCATTCCATCCTGCATCATCAGTCGCCACCAAGCGGAAACCAGGCGTATGACACACTGAGCTTGGAGAGCTCAGACAGCATGGAGACCAGCGTCTCCACCGGCAACTCTGCATGTACCCCAGAAAG TGTCTGTGGGTTAGAGGCCCAGAGGAtagaagagatggagaagatgtTGAAGGAAGCACAGCAGGAGAAAGCCAGGCTGATTGAGAACCGA GAGAGGGAGGTGCAGACTCGGCGGCAGATGTTGGAGGAGGAGCGGAGGAGGCGAGAAGAGGCCGAGAGGAGGCTTCAGGATGAGACGGCCCACAGGCAGAggctggtggaggaggaggtgaagatgagagagaaacactTCTCCCAG GCCCGTCCAATGACACGCTATCTACCCAACCGCAAAGAGGAGTTTGACCTGCGTGCACATGTGGAGTCGTCCGGCCATAGCATAGATACCTGCCCCTTTGTCATCCTCACAGAGAAGATGTGCAAGGGCCACCTGGTGAAGATGGGTGGCAAAATCAAATCTTGGAAAAAACGCTGGTTCGTTTTTGACCGTCTCAAGAGGAACTTCTGTTATTACGTGG ACAAGCATGAGACCAAGCTGAAAGGGCTCATTTACTTTCAAGCGATTGAAGAGGTTTATTATGATCATCTGCGCAGTGCCACCAAG